From Nerophis lumbriciformis linkage group LG11, RoL_Nlum_v2.1, whole genome shotgun sequence, one genomic window encodes:
- the LOC133610711 gene encoding ankyrin repeat and SOCS box protein 12-like, protein MLQLRTAEEEHSCEISQLRQAVLQNNDRLLDEMLCQEIYKKVINYRGGWGIAGTSLHAAVSRGHLSCLQVLLTHGALVDCVDVKAQTPLFAAVRGKYLDCVLALLRAGADPNGNSSNNCSPILTAAREGDVEILQELLKHGAEVNSRSKVLLWTSSARVSSGPLYLAAVYGHMECFKLLLLYGADPDYNCADPRLLSSIKQPKTVLEMCLRHGCDVAYIQLLIDFGANVYLPTLIIEKSTKQNEAVELLLQERGNPKALTSQCRLAVRKYLKKINKIHSIEQLEMPTSVINFLQYKPPQVTVL, encoded by the exons ATGCTCCAGCTCAGGACCGCAGAAGAAGAACACAGTTGTGAGATCTCCCAGCTCCGACAAGCAGTGTTACAAAACAATGACAGACTCCTCGATGAGATGCTGTGCCAGGAAATCTACAAGAAGGTCATCAACTACAGAGGCGGCTGGGGCATCGCAGGCACGTCGCTACACGCCGCCGTGTCCAGGGGCCACCTCAGTTGCCTCCAGGTCCTGCTGACCCACGGCGCCCTGGTGGACTGTGTGGATGTGAAGGCTCAGACGCCTCTTTTCGCCGCAGTTCGTGGAAAGTACCTGGACTGTGTTTTAGCGCTCCTCAGGGCTGGCGCCGACCCGAACGGCAACTCCTCTAACAACTGCTCCCCCATCCTCACTGCCGCTCGGGAGGGCGACGTAGAGATACTACAGGAACTGCTCAAACATGGTGCTGAGGTCAACTCGCGCTCCAAAGTCCTGCTCTGGACCTCAAGCGCCAGGGTGTCGAGCGGCCCGCTCTACCTGGCCGCCGTTTACGGACACATGGAGTGCTTCAAACTGCTGCTCCTCTACGGGGCCGACCCGGATTACAACTGCGCCGACCCCAGACTGCTGAGTTCCATCAAGCAGCCCAAAACCGTGCTGGAGATGTGTCTGAGGCACGGCTGCGATGTGGCGTACATCCAACTTCTCATTGACTTCGGAGCCAACGTCTACCTCCCCACGCTCATCATCGAGAAGTCCACCAAGCAGAATGAAGCCGTGGAACTGCTGCTGCAGGAGAGAG GAAATCCAAAGGCCTTGACGTCACAGTGCAGGCTGGCTGTGCGAAAATACCTCAAAAAGATCAACAAGATCCACAGTATCGAACAGCTGGAGATGCCAACAAGTGTCATTAACTTCTTGCAGTACAAGCCTCCGCAAGTCACGGTTCTATAA